From the Flavobacterium gyeonganense genome, the window TATTCTTTAAAGAAAACAGCAAATCATCTTGTTGGGTTGAGGTTAAATTAAGTTGTTTAATAAACGATAATAAAATAGCAGGTTTTTTGTCACTCGGTATCACATTTAGATACGAATTTAACTTTCTAAATTCTGGTTGAATCTTTTCATAAATTAAATTCTGTATTTCACTTTCTTCTTTAGTTAAATTTGCTTTTGGTAAAATATATGGTAAAATACCAATTAATAACCTCATTCTTTTTTCATAATCCATTACTGGAAAGTTTCTAACTTCTTTTGAAAATTTTTCTAAAAAGATTGATGTTAATTCCTTTCTCAAATCAGTACGGATTATATTTTTGGAGCCGACTTTTCTTCCTGCGTTTTTTTGATTGCTCATAACTTAAATTATTTTAAAATCATAAATTTCTCAATCTCGATTTATACCGAGCTCGAAGAGCGTCGGGTTATAGAAATACTTTAATAGATTATATTTACTTTTATATATATCCACAAATTTGACAATTAAAGTCCACTAATTATACAATCTTTGATTCACTAATTATACAATGTCAATCCACAATTTATACAAAATTACAAGTTGAATTTTAAACTAATTTCTAACTTTCCCTATACTTCGAATCACTGAATCGTTAACCATTATTAGATCTGGATATCGATAAAATTCAAGATAACCTTTTTCAAAAAGTTCATTCTTTAGCTTAAAATAATAGCTTTTTTGTATGTTTAGAATATCCATAATGTACTCTCTTGGCGAAGTGCCATATCCAAGTCTTCTAAATACTCCAATATGAATGTCAAGAAAAAAAAATTGCATTTCAGTAATTTCTAATTGTTGAGCTACTTCAAAATGATAACACGTGTAGGTTTGAAAGTATTCCTTTTTAGAATTTACATTGGATTGATTTTTCCTTTCCATATCATGCAGTCTTTCCTTAAAAACATTATAATCACATTTAAAAAAATATTTCCCGTCTTTGAAATAGATGATATTGAGAGTTTCAAATTTTTTCATATACACTTTTATTGTGTGACGTGAAATGCCAGATACTTTTTCTAAATATAATATTGATTCCGGAAATGCATCTTTTAAATTTCCTACTCGTTTCCATATTATTTCTAATATGACCGCTTCAAGTAATTTAAAAGTTTTGGTTCGAATTAAACAGTGCTGTATGTTTACATATTCTATTTTTTGATTGCATTTTTTCATTACTATTACTCATTACATATTTGCAATACCTTGCAAAAAAGCTATTACAAACTTTGTTTTATTTCTCGGGTTTCTATTCTTGAAATAATACATTTTTAAGACCTTGCCAGTAAGTTGCAGTATAAAAAAATCTTTCCTGTCCGTCTTTAAATTTATATTATCTCCAAAGAAACATTCCTCGATCTCTTTGACCATTTTTAATCCTGAATGAAGAATTTTAGTTTTTAATTTATCTTCCGGATGTAATTTCACAAATGATTGTACAACGTATTTAATTCCTTTATCTAAAAGCATATCACTACTAGATGGCGAAACTCGTAAAAATGGAAATAAAAATTGTTGAGGTTGTAAAGGAATATATACACCTCTGATATTCTCATCCTTGATAAAAATACCAACCTCAACACTATTTAACATTTTGAAAAGATTTATACCTAGGACTTGACAACAAATTTTCTATATCTTCAAGCTTATATCTTACACGTGTTCCTATAAGATAACTTGGGAGTATCTTTTTTTCAGAATTACTCCAAGCATGGAGAGTGACTAAGGAAACTCCTAGCTTTTGAGCCGTTTCTTTTCTCGATAATAAAATGCTAGACTTTTGAGTTGGATTTTCCTTTTGCTCCTTAATTAGCGTTTGTATTTCCTGTTTAAAACAATCAGAAATAATACTTTTGAATTCGTCTTCCGTTATTCCTTGTAAAAAAATTGACATAACTGAATCACTACTTTTGGTAGATTTTGTTTGAAAATTATAATATTAGTTTTCAAACAGCTTTGTGATTCAAAGGGTGTGTTACGGAGTAAAGCTGTTACTTAATTAATTCAAATAAATTACATTATTAAAGACTAAACGTATTCGCTTTTGCAATGTGATTATTTGTTTTATAGTAGCAAAGTAAAATACAATTTAGCAAACATCCAAATTATTTATAAAAAAATATTTTTCAATTATTTGAAAATGAGTACTTTATTTAATTTTAATAAAATTAAATAAAGTACTCATTTAAAAGTTTAAGCATTGTATGTATAGAGTTCGGCTAAACTCGTTACTTCTAAAATTGAATAATAAATTAAGAAATAATTTTCATTTTATTTTTAGATTTTTTTATCTCTTCTCTCTCTTCCCAATATTTCGAGAGCTTATCAACGTACTCTTTTTGAGTAGTTTTTATGTATTTCATAAACTGGGAGTGACTTTTGTGGGTCGTAATTGCCATAATTGTTCTATCGTCGATTTTACCATAATGATTGCTGGCAAATGATCTTCTAAAGCAGTGCGATGCGATTAATTTATATTTTGGATAATAACCTTTTTCTTTTCGATTTGTATCCGGATTTTTTAAGTTCCCTAAAATTACTTCAGTAATTCCTGCCTTTTGACAAACAATTTTTATATAATCATTTAACTTCTGGATTGAAATCGCTTTTGGAAGTTCCCCTCCCTTTTTTCAAGAGTAGCTTTAACCTGACTATGTAATGGAATTTCAACGTTAGCAGAATTTTTCTCTGTCTCGGATATTATAATCGTATCTTTTGAAAATTGAAATTGATGAATTCGATTAAGATCGGAAACTCTTAAACCAGTCCAGACACCAAAGATTATCCAGTCTCGTGCATTGCTTAAAGATTCATTACCCGATAAATCTAAATTAAAAATTAAATCAATTTCATTCTCATTAAGAAACGTATCAATAGGTTCATCTCTAGCAAAACTAAACTTTTTGCTTTCAATATCATTATTAACTTCATATCCCCTTTCTTTTGCTTCTAAAACAAATCCTTTAATCTGGCTTATTATTTTTTCAATCATTGTGTTAGAATATTTCAATTCTAACTTTAAATAAGCTGTATAATTTTTATGAAATTCCAAATTTATATCAGTAAGCTTAAATTTCATATTTTGCTTTTCCTCAAATTCTTTTATCTGTTTTACTGTTGTTCTATATTTTTGAATTGTTCTGTATGATATTTTTTTTCCTGTTTTTAGATTTATTCTATTTTCAGATTCGTCTGCAAATTTTTCTATAAACGGAACAAAGAAAATTCTGTAATCATTCTCATTAGTAGGTCTTTTATAATGGCTATCAATCAAACTACTTAACCACTTTGAATTAATTAGATTTCCATCACTAAAATCTTTATTAAAGCTTTTGATAATAACATTCTTTAGCTCATCAATTCGTGATCTATATAATTCTTTAGTTTCATTATCAACCAATGGTTTTAAATCATTCTTCTTATCACTCCATAGTTTTGGATCAATCAAAATATTTGTTCTAGCGTAACAATCTATTTCACGTCCTTGAATAAATCTAACATAGATATTAGAAGGATTTCCTTTTGTTTTAATATAAAATTTTAAAGTAGCCATAGCTGTAGATTTTCTCTACTACAAAAATACAACTTTCCCGACATATTCCCGTCAAAATACTTTATTATATTTTATTAAACTTTGTTTAACCTTTCATTAAACCCAATAATATAAAGGGTTTACCTAAATTAAAATGTACGATTTGAAAAGTTTAAAAAAGTGAAATAAAGCAATTATAGTCCCGTCCTCGCTACAAAGATAAACCCTTAAACAGTAAATGTTTAAGGGTTTTTTTATTGCTTTTTTATATTCAACACTGTTTCGGATCCTATTAATTCAATTTTTTTTTAGACAAGCCAGATGCATCAAAGTTAGCAGCGAAAGCTTTCGAGATTGTAAATCAACTCCCGAGGTACTATTTTAAAGTGACAAAATATAACTTGCATATTAAAAATCATTAACTCTTACGGCTTAATTTTAGCGAGGCTGAAATTCAATAAATGAACCTGCTAATTACTTCCAAAAACTTACCAGACGTTCTCTTACCCCTTTATTACAGTATTCAACATACCAGATGTTTCTATCTTAAGTCCTGAATATTCTAAAAATTCTTCGATTGAGATCATCTGGCATACTGTGTAGTCCTAAAATAACTATACAGATTATTTTTTAACACTTATGAATCACAAAAACGCAAACCTTTATCTTACAAATACTTACATAAAAAAATAAACAATTTAACTTTTTACAACTATTTTTAAAAAAACTATCAGTTTTTTTTCATTAATTCGTATTTCTTTTAACAAGTATTAACATTTAATTATGTTAATTAAAATTATAGCTATAACTGACAACATAATTCTTTTAAAAAACTATAAATGAAATTAAAATTACTATTGATAATTATTTTCATAATAAACTCTTTGTGTAAAGCACAAAACAGTAATACTTTTTTAGGCCAAAATGCGGGATCAACAGGTATTAATAACACATTTATAGGCAGAGATTCCGGTAAAACAAATACTGGAAATTACAACGTATTTACAGGATACAGGACAGGAGTAAATAATGGAGGTTCACAAAATTTATTTATAGGCCATGATGCAGGTCAATATAATTTGAGTGGACAGCGAAATGTATTTTTAGGAGCCAAATCTGGAACAACTAATTCAGTGGGATCCTATAATGTTTTTGCGGGATATGAATCTGGATATAACAATAAAGGAAATCAAAATATCTTCATTGGACATGAATCTGGCTTTAATAATAATTCTGGTAATAATAATATATTTACAGGGCGTGAAGCCGGATACAACAACACTATTGGAAACTATAACATTTTTACAGGTGATGAATCTGGCCAAGCTAATCTTGATGGATACGGAAATACATTTATGGGACGACAATCCGGATACCATAACTCTGCCGGCAGTTATAATTTATATTTGGGATACAAAGCCGGATATACTAATATTTCAGGTTCTAATAATATTTTTTTAGGATATAATGCTGGTGAATCTGAATTAGGAAGCAATCGCCTTTACATTGATAATACAGGAACTTCAACACCTCTTATTTACGGAAAATTTGATACCGATCAAGTAGGAATAAACACCAATGTAATCCCAGCAGGCTAT encodes:
- a CDS encoding phage integrase SAM-like domain-containing protein, whose translation is MATLKFYIKTKGNPSNIYVRFIQGREIDCYARTNILIDPKLWSDKKNDLKPLVDNETKELYRSRIDELKNVIIKSFNKDFSDGNLINSKWLSSLIDSHYKRPTNENDYRIFFVPFIEKFADESENRINLKTGKKISYRTIQKYRTTVKQIKEFEEKQNMKFKLTDINLEFHKNYTAYLKLELKYSNTMIEKIISQIKGFVLEAKERGYEVNNDIESKKFSFARDEPIDTFLNENEIDLIFNLDLSGNESLSNARDWIIFGVWTGLRVSDLNRIHQFQFSKDTIIISETEKNSANVEIPLHSQVKATLEKREGNFQKRFQSRS
- a CDS encoding helix-turn-helix domain-containing protein gives rise to the protein MSIFLQGITEDEFKSIISDCFKQEIQTLIKEQKENPTQKSSILLSRKETAQKLGVSLVTLHAWSNSEKKILPSYLIGTRVRYKLEDIENLLSSPRYKSFQNVK